The following is a genomic window from Sutcliffiella horikoshii.
CGTCTTTGCTGTTCGGTATCCGATTTTAAATTTTCTCATACTTAAAACTCTCCCGACTTTCGTTTGTTCAACATATCACATAGTACTACTATACATGAAAATGGTGGGGAGTTGTTTACTTATTTATGAGCTATTATTTTAATAACTCCTCAAATTCATTAACCAGTTCTTCAAACCGTTTTAACGATTCTTCAATCGGTTCTTTTTTACTCATATCCACACCCGACCGCTTCAGAATATCAATCGGCGGTAGACTGCCACCTGAAGAAAATAGTTCTTTTACTATCTTGTTCTGCGCCTCAGCGCCGCCTTCTTCCAGTTGTTCCGCAAGAGCTGCGGAAGCCGCAAAACTTGTTGCATATTGATACGTATAGAAGCTTGAATGGAAGAAGTGCGGCACCCTTGCCCATTCCATCGCAATTTCTTTATCTATTTCCATGTCTTTTCCATAATACTTTTTATTGAGATCATAATAGACCCCTTTAATAGCCTCTGCGTGTAAAGGTTCTTCTTTTTGCCCCATTTCATGAATAATCTTTTCAAACTCTGCAAATTGAGTCTGACGGAATAGCGTTACCCGGAAATCTTCTAAGTATTGATAGAGAGCATGAATCTTTTCTTCCTTCGTCGTTGCTTCATCCATCAATTGCTTATGAAGAAGATGCTCCTGCAAAGTAGAAGAAACCTCCGCCGTAAATGTCACATACCTTGCATCTTGGTAAGGCTGATTTTCATTGGAAAAATAAGAATGCATCGCATGTCCCATCTCATGCGCCAGTGTTAAAACATCACTTGGCAGCCCCTGATAATTCAATAAAACAAATGGATGAGAGTCATATGATCCTATCTGATATGCTCCTGTTGCTTTACCTGGAGTGTTATAGACATCCACCCAATTGGAAGAGAGCCCCTTTGATAATGTTTTGATATAAGCCTCTCCTATCGGCGATAATCCTTTCATAACTATTTGCTTTGCCTCCTCATATGGAATCTTTTCCTCTTTTGTATAAGGAGACGGGGCGGACAAATCGTACATGTGCATAGAGTCATCAATGCCCACATATTTTTCTTTCAATTTAAGGTATCGATGAAATAGCGGAAGTCCTTCTTCTACGGTGTCAATCAGTTGTGTGTATACCTTCGGATCAATATCCTTCCCCTCTAAATGGGCTTCTAGCGAAGAAGGATAGTTCCTCGTTGTAGCAAAAAAGTTATTCGCCTTAACAATATTAGCAAGCATAGAAGCAAAGGTATCCTGATAATTCTCAAGGGTCTGGTAGTAAGTTTGAAAAGCAGCCTTTCTCACTTCCCTGTCCTTGCTTGACATATAGACAGAATATAAAGGTGCGGACATTTCATACACTTTATCCCTTACCGTAAAACTTGGGAGGACAAGGTCTTTAGACATCATTGTAAAAAGCTCGCTCGGTGCGTTAACAATCGGCATAGTTTTGATTAGCATCTTCTCCATTTCTGGAGACAGAGAATGTATTTTATCTTCATACGTATCTTTTAGATGGTTGTAGTATGGTTTGAGTTTTGGGCTTTCGAGGAGCTTCTCCCACTCTTTCTTTTCAATTGCCTGCAATTCATTCGAGAACCATGCTGTCCGCTCCACCACGTAGATCATCATATTTTGACCTTCATCAGATAAGGCCTGAGCAGACGTGTTGCTAATATCCACATCCAGGTTGATTCTGGAATAAACAAAGATTTTTTCCATTAAACGAAACAGCTCAAAGTAGTCTTCTAAAAGGGTGAGAATTTGCTTATCACTGTCTAGCTTTTCTTCTTTTTTCGCAAAACGGTCTGCCAGCTTTTTAGCTTTATACACATCCTGTTTCCATTGCGTTTCATTCTTATATAGAGTCTGAAGGTTCCATTTATATTCGGCTGGAATATCAGCCCGCGATTTGTAGGTTGGGCTTTCTGCGTAGGTTAGAGTTGACGTGAAACTTAGAATGAAGGTTATTAATAGTGATGTAATGATTCGTGTGGTTTTCATTGTCATTATGGTCGTGATCCTCCCTTAGTTTTCTGCTAAGGGTTAGTGTTTGTTTTCCAGCTTTTTCTATACATGGGGATGGGTAATAGTAGTTCTATATTGCAGATAAGTTGGGGGAATGTACATTGTAGAGGATGAAGATATTTTCGAGTTGAATTTTGTGATGGAAGTGTCTTCATGAGGTGGATGGAGGGTTCTATATGACCGAAGGGAGAACTTTTACTTGCGCTTCGGTCGTATAGAAGGGCTCTATTTGACCGAAGGAGAACTTTCTCTTACGCTTCGGTCGTATAGAAGGGCTCTATTTGACCGAAGGGGAACTTTCTCTTGAGCTTCGGTCGTATAGAAGGGCTCTATTTGACCGAAGGGGAACTTTCTCTTGAGCTTCGGTCGTATAGAAGGGCTCTATTTGACCGAAAGGGAACTTTCTCTTGCGCTTCGGTCGTATAGAAGGGCTCTATTTGACCGAAAGGGAACTTTCTCTTGCGCTTCGGTCGTATAGAAGGGCTCTATTTGACTGAAGGGGAACTTTCTCTTGAGTTTCGGTCGTATAGAAGGGCTCTATTTGACTGAAGGGGAACTTTCTCTTGAGTTTCGGTCGTATAGAAGGGCTCTATTTGACTGAAGAGGAGCTTTTACTTGAGCTTCGGTCGTATAGAAGGCTGGATGAAGACTCTTCCGGGTTAAAATCCGCATTAAAAGTGTTTTCATCTATTTATCTAAAGATCATCCTGCATGCAAACCCATCTACCATTTTAACTCATTCACCAACGATATTAACTCGGTTGCGTCTTCCCTCTCCCATTCCATGATCTCTTCTTTCAAGGAAGAAAGTGTACCATATCCTTTTACAAAGCTGTTTAGCCTCGCTACCAAAGTCGCATCTGTAAATGCCTCGTCAGTAAGGAAGTGCTCTCTAAGTTTTTGGGTAGCATTAGAATATCTTTTCAAGTAATACTTCTGATGCCTTTCTTCAGCAAGAGTGAATTGATCAAATGGTGCAATTTCCGTCCCAATTTCTTGAGAGTTTGTATCCTGGGTTTCTTGCTTAATCTTTTCAAGTACTACCTTTTGAAAGCTATCATGAAATAAAAAGATAGACAGATATTGCCTGCCCTTATAGTTTCCTCGATTGGAATTGTGTGAGTTCCAAAAGTGACGGACAATATCTTCAAAAGATATCTGGTTAGGATCAAAGTCAACTTGTAGACATTCGGTATGATCTCCCATTTGTTTGTAAGTAGGCGCAGTAGTGGTTCCACCCGCGTATCCTACCCTTGTGCTTACGATTCCTTTTAAATACCCGAACCGGGCATCGGTTCCCCAGAATCAGCCCATGCCGAGAGTGGCGGTTTGGAGGTTGTGATAGCCATTTGTCATTGTATGTGCTCCTTTCTTTGGTAAGAGTTATTGTTAGTGTAAAGTTAGCATGAATAATTATGTATGTACAACAAAGACCAGCTCCCAAAAAGAGCTGGTCCCACCTCAATCCTACAACATCTTCTCCAAAAACACTTTAGCACGCTCGGACTTTGGTGCCGTAAAAAATTCTGCAGGAGGAGCGTCCTCCACTAACATGCCATCATCAAGGAACAATACGCGGTCAGCAACCTCGCGGGCAAAGCCCATTTCGTGTGTCACAATAGCCATCGTCATTCCTGTATGCGCCAGTGCTTTCATTACTTCAAGCACTTCTTTTACCATCTCAGGATCCAAGGCAGATGTTGGTTCATCAAACAACATAACTTCCGGATCCATTGCAAGTGCACGGGCAATCGCAACACGCTGTTTCTGCCCACCAGACAAGCGGTTAGGATATTCCTTCGCTTTTTCAGCTAGTCCCACTTTTGCAAGCAGATCCATCCCTTTTGATTCCGCTTCCTTTTTCGCAATTCCTTTTACAGAAACAGGTGCATACGTTAAATTTTCAAGAACCGTCTTGTGAGGAAAAAGATGAAAGTGCTGAAACACCATTCCCAAATTCTGACGTACTTTATTGATGTTGGTTTTCTTATTGGCAACATCCTGCTCTTTAATCCAGATGTGACCGGATGTAGGTTCTTCTAATAGGTTCATACAGCGAAGTAAAGTGGATTTACCAGACCCCGAAGGCCCGATGATTGCCACGACTTCCCCTTCTTTAATTTGTGTAGAAATTCCCTTTAACACCTCTAGTTTGCCAAAGGATTTATGCAAATCTTCTATTTTAATCACTGCGTCTCATTCTCCTTTCAATGAGCTTGCCAATGAATGTAAGAATCATTACTAACACGTAATAGATAAGTCCGGCAAACATGAATGCTTCTAAATATGCATAAGTATTCGATGCTGTCATAAAAGAACGTCTCATAACGTCCATTACCCCGATAACTGTAACAATGGCTGATTCTTTTGTAAGTGTAATATATTCATTCATAAGTGCTGGTAAGATATTTTTCAATGCTTGCGGTAAAATGATGTCTTTCATCATTTGGCGATATGGTACGCCAAGGGCCATGGCAGCTTCTCGCTGTCCTTTATCAACAGCCATAATTCCTGCACGGATTACCTCAGAGATATATGCCCCAGAGTTTAGCCCGAATGCAAGAATGGCTGCAGTGACAGGTTCAAACGTTATCCCCGTTGCTTGCGGCAGCCCAAAAAATATTAACATTAATTGAAGAACAAGCGGTGTTCCTCGGAAAATGGATGTATAAACATCCGCAAAAATTCTAAGTAGTTTGATTCTACCAATCTTACATAAAGCCAACAAAGTTCCAATGATAAAACCAATAATCCCAGCTAGTGATACGACTTGAAGTGTTACTTTCACACCAGCAAGGATATAATCCATCGATCCCGTGATGGCACTAAAATCTAAGAAGTCAATCGTCAAGTGCTACCAGTCCTTTCTGTCATATTAACAAGAAAATCAAAAGGGCGGTTAAGCACCCTTTTGATTACAGTAAGACTTATTCTTCTTCTCCACCAAACCATTTGTTAATTAACTTTTCCATCTCACCGTTCTCTTCCATTTCTTTTAGAACACGGTTGAATTCCTCTGTTAATTCGCTGCCTTTAGGAAGGGCAATTGCCGATCCTTCTTCATCAGACTCAAGTGTAAAACCAGTAAGGTCTGCATCTTTTTCCATAAAGCCTTTCATGACTGTATCTTCAATGATTGCTGCATCAAAGCGACCAGTTTTCAAATCTTGCACAATTTGTGGGATACGGTCGCGGTTTTCAATAGTAATATTCACTTCTTCTGCAATTTCTTCTGCTTTATCATACTGGATGGATCCCATTTGAACCCCAACCGTTTTACCTTCTAAATCTTCCAAACTAGCAATATTGCTATCTTTTAATGAAACAATCATGTGATTAGCTGTATAATATACATCTGTGAAATCAACTTGCTTTGCACGGTCTTCTGTCGGTGTCATACCTGCCAGGATAAGATCGATATTACCTGATTTCATGGCAGTAATTAAACTTCCAAAGTCCATATCTTGAACTTTCAATTCATAACCAAGTTCTTCTGTAATAGCTTTTGCAAGATCCACGTCAAAACCGATAATCTCTTCTCCAACTTCTGTATCAATATACTCAAATGGAGGGTAGTCAGCGGAAGTCCCCATGACTAGTACTTTCTTTCCATCTTCACCTTCTCCACTCGTTTCATCCCCATTACCGGATGTTCCACAAGCGGACAACAAGCCTACTACTAAAATACTAATTAATGAATACAAAAACCATTTTTTCACAATAATTTCCCCCTGTTCTTTTTCAGAAAAGTTAAAAATTTAATCTAATTATGAAACAAACCTACATTTAAATCAAGTATTATTATGATGTATGTTTATTCGAATAAATGTATTTTAACACATGTTAATATTTATGCAACATAGTTTATAAAGATAAATAAAGTTTCTATATTTTTATTATTCTGAAATATACCAGTTTTGTTATAGTTCCATTAGACTATGTTCATGTTATAATTACAATGAACTAGAAAAAGGAGGTGATATAAGATGAGTACAGATGCTAAATTGGATTTGATTTTGAATAGGATGTTGGATTTTAAGGATGAAATGAAAAAAGAATTAAGTGATTTGAACGAAAAAACTTCCACTCTTTCTGACAATCAGATTCTAATGAAAGATGAAATTCGCGATCTGAACGAAAAAACTTCCATCCTTTCTGACAATCAGATTATGATGAAAGATGAAATTCGCGGTCTGAACGAAAAAACTTCCATCCTTTCTGACAATCAGATTATGATGAAAGATGAAATTCGCGGTCTGAAAGAAAAAACTTCCATCCTTTCTGACAATCAGATTATGATGAAAGATGAAATTCGCGGTCTGAACGAAAAAACTTCCATCCTTTCTGACAATCAGATTATGATGAAAGATGAAATTCGCGGTCTGAAAGAAAAAACTTCCATCCTTTCTGACAATCAGATTATGATGAAAGATGAAATTCGCGGTCTGAAAGAAAAAACTTCCATCCTTTCTGACAATCAGATTATGATGAAAGATGAAATTCGCGGTCTGAACGAAAAAACTTCCACTCTCTCCGAGAATCAATTGCTTATGAAGGAAGAAATCAGCGGACTTAGTGAAAAGACATTCATACTTTCTGCAGGACACCACCAGATAAAAGAAGAACTGCATTCTTTAACAAATTCAACTAGTACACTTCGCGAGGAATTCTATTTATTCAGGCATGATGTAAACGACCGGTTTAATGAAATCACTGCTACCCTGACTAGGATAGAAGAGGATCAAACGAAGGACATTGAAGCGATACTTGAAGAAATTTCTGCAAAATTGGATGAAAGAGATCAACGTGATTTTGAATCAACTTAATCTATTCCTTTTATGTACCCATTGGAGTTTGTCCCCGTTAAAACTTCTCAAGTAAAACATTTATACAAATTCCTATTCAAAAAAAGTGTAGGGAGCACTTTTTACGAAAAGTGTTTCCTACACCAATAATCCCTTAAGCACTCAATTCTACTGCCATCCGTTCTTTTAACTTCCTTCTTGCCCTATGAATCTTCGACTTAACTGTTGCTGGATTCATCTCTAACGCTTTTGCAATTTCCCGCTCCTTTAGTCCTTTTTCCATTTTTAAAACGAGCAATTTCTTGTCTTCCATTGTAAAGTCTTCCATCTTTTCATCGAAGAGCTCCTTCAACAGTTTCACTTCCACTTCTGCTTCAACGTTATGACCTGCTTCTTTTCCGAGACAATCTAACACCTCTAATACCATTGGACATCCTTTGTTTTTTCTCTCTCGTCTAACAAAATCAATAGCTGTTCTGGTTGCAATCACGCAAAGCCAAGCACCAACTTTATCACTCTCCTGCAAACTATCCAACTTTTTATACGCCTTTATGAAAGTTTCCTGCACATTGTCTTCAGCTAACTGGCGGTCGCGAATAACGGACAAACTCACGTGAAACACTCTGTCATAATGCACATTATATATAGTAGTGAAATCCACTTAATCCACCACTTTCAAACAGATATTCACTTTAAATAAATCGCCGTCAGTTTCGATATCGAGACTGCCATCATGAAGATCGATGATGGATTTTGCAATTGCAAGGCCCAGTCCAGATCCCTCTGTATGTCTAGAGGTATCTCCTCTTTTAAACCGTTCGTATAATTCCTCACTTTGATCATTCAATTCGTATTTTGATACATTCTTAAAGGTAATTTTTGCTTTGTTTTCAAACTGATGAACTTGTATATATACTCGTGAATTTTCTAGGGAATATTTCACGATATTTCCTATTAAGTTATCAAAAACACGCCACATTTTCTGTCCATCCACCATTGCATACAAAGGTTTGTCAGTGTTAGCGACCCGAAATTGCAAATTGGATTCCTTCAATGAACTATCATACTCCGCCAACGCCTGTTGCAGAAGTTGATTAAGGTCCACACGCTCTTTAACAAGCTCGATATTTCCGCTTGCCATTTTGGATACTTCAAATAGATCTTCAATTAACCCTTTTAAACGTTGTGACTTTCTATCAATAATCTCAAGGTACGCCGACCGGTCCTCAGCAGTCAGGTCGTTTTTCTTCAAAAGCTCCGTGTAAGTGATGATGGAGGTTAACGGTGTTCGAAGATCATGGCTGACATTTGTAATCAGCTCCGTTTTCAAGCGCTCACTTTTTGCCTGCTCGTTTAAAGACACCTTTACCCCTCGATTTAATACATTTAGGTTTGCTGCCATTTTAGAAAGAACGGAATTCCCCTTTACTTCTATTGGCTCCCCGAGTTTACCTGATGCCATCTCCTCTGTTTTAATGGAGATCTTATTGAAATAACCGACACTTTTTACTAAAAGAATGAACGTCGGCACTCCTAAGAAAACAGCAAAGAGGAAATATAGCAAGAAGAAAGCTATATCAATAAAAATCATAAAGAAACAAAAGCCTAGTCCAAAGACTATCGAAAGGAGAATGAACACTTGGATGCCTGTAGTTGTATTTAAAAATGCATCCTTTACGATACGGAAGAGCTGTTGATACACTGTTTTACATATTCTTAATGCACTAAGAAGAACACTTTTTTTCCACGCTTGCTTGAAATCCGATAAATCTTTCATCGTTACCAACAAATATCTTATTTGGTAGTAGGTTAGTAAACTCATGCATGCTGCGACTAGAATACTAATTACGAATTCAGTAGCCCATACAGTTGAAAAGCGATACGTTAATTGATTGATACAATCATGCACCCACATTAGACTGAACAGTAATAAAAAGG
Proteins encoded in this region:
- the pepF gene encoding oligoendopeptidase F — translated: MTMKTTRIITSLLITFILSFTSTLTYAESPTYKSRADIPAEYKWNLQTLYKNETQWKQDVYKAKKLADRFAKKEEKLDSDKQILTLLEDYFELFRLMEKIFVYSRINLDVDISNTSAQALSDEGQNMMIYVVERTAWFSNELQAIEKKEWEKLLESPKLKPYYNHLKDTYEDKIHSLSPEMEKMLIKTMPIVNAPSELFTMMSKDLVLPSFTVRDKVYEMSAPLYSVYMSSKDREVRKAAFQTYYQTLENYQDTFASMLANIVKANNFFATTRNYPSSLEAHLEGKDIDPKVYTQLIDTVEEGLPLFHRYLKLKEKYVGIDDSMHMYDLSAPSPYTKEEKIPYEEAKQIVMKGLSPIGEAYIKTLSKGLSSNWVDVYNTPGKATGAYQIGSYDSHPFVLLNYQGLPSDVLTLAHEMGHAMHSYFSNENQPYQDARYVTFTAEVSSTLQEHLLHKQLMDEATTKEEKIHALYQYLEDFRVTLFRQTQFAEFEKIIHEMGQKEEPLHAEAIKGVYYDLNKKYYGKDMEIDKEIAMEWARVPHFFHSSFYTYQYATSFAASAALAEQLEEGGAEAQNKIVKELFSSGGSLPPIDILKRSGVDMSKKEPIEESLKRFEELVNEFEELLK
- a CDS encoding amino acid ABC transporter ATP-binding protein; translated protein: MIKIEDLHKSFGKLEVLKGISTQIKEGEVVAIIGPSGSGKSTLLRCMNLLEEPTSGHIWIKEQDVANKKTNINKVRQNLGMVFQHFHLFPHKTVLENLTYAPVSVKGIAKKEAESKGMDLLAKVGLAEKAKEYPNRLSGGQKQRVAIARALAMDPEVMLFDEPTSALDPEMVKEVLEVMKALAHTGMTMAIVTHEMGFAREVADRVLFLDDGMLVEDAPPAEFFTAPKSERAKVFLEKML
- a CDS encoding amino acid ABC transporter permease, coding for MDYILAGVKVTLQVVSLAGIIGFIIGTLLALCKIGRIKLLRIFADVYTSIFRGTPLVLQLMLIFFGLPQATGITFEPVTAAILAFGLNSGAYISEVIRAGIMAVDKGQREAAMALGVPYRQMMKDIILPQALKNILPALMNEYITLTKESAIVTVIGVMDVMRRSFMTASNTYAYLEAFMFAGLIYYVLVMILTFIGKLIERRMRRSD
- a CDS encoding transporter substrate-binding domain-containing protein yields the protein MKKWFLYSLISILVVGLLSACGTSGNGDETSGEGEDGKKVLVMGTSADYPPFEYIDTEVGEEIIGFDVDLAKAITEELGYELKVQDMDFGSLITAMKSGNIDLILAGMTPTEDRAKQVDFTDVYYTANHMIVSLKDSNIASLEDLEGKTVGVQMGSIQYDKAEEIAEEVNITIENRDRIPQIVQDLKTGRFDAAIIEDTVMKGFMEKDADLTGFTLESDEEGSAIALPKGSELTEEFNRVLKEMEENGEMEKLINKWFGGEEE
- a CDS encoding RNA polymerase sigma factor — its product is MDFTTIYNVHYDRVFHVSLSVIRDRQLAEDNVQETFIKAYKKLDSLQESDKVGAWLCVIATRTAIDFVRRERKNKGCPMVLEVLDCLGKEAGHNVEAEVEVKLLKELFDEKMEDFTMEDKKLLVLKMEKGLKEREIAKALEMNPATVKSKIHRARRKLKERMAVELSA
- a CDS encoding sensor histidine kinase, which produces MGTRWRNRIIAFLMALVFVCALSGSFYFINNLDRFGQENYFQTDEFQYELDEYANDLIRGELGTLSVGSVNEKITVTMEEIEEHRYEYGSLDAQLDNIRYQYEERIQLAENGESSENPEEVIAERDTKIEDIQKNFSSDEHVEKKIRAEKEKVVEDYFADEGNFNSNSSRFNEDFLYFFEQNGESFTNTDAQIDSKEQLFSENNMQYVTNYTIHGDRYFHSYNWPYEDWLYQALADVRGDFNGKIGVPLELASDSELMIAKTSYEENRIWFWRLGISSLIVLLLWFVTMLKFISLPKRAEKWQNLYEKIPVDFRIAAAGVSTFLLLFSLMWVHDCINQLTYRFSTVWATEFVISILVAACMSLLTYYQIRYLLVTMKDLSDFKQAWKKSVLLSALRICKTVYQQLFRIVKDAFLNTTTGIQVFILLSIVFGLGFCFFMIFIDIAFFLLYFLFAVFLGVPTFILLVKSVGYFNKISIKTEEMASGKLGEPIEVKGNSVLSKMAANLNVLNRGVKVSLNEQAKSERLKTELITNVSHDLRTPLTSIITYTELLKKNDLTAEDRSAYLEIIDRKSQRLKGLIEDLFEVSKMASGNIELVKERVDLNQLLQQALAEYDSSLKESNLQFRVANTDKPLYAMVDGQKMWRVFDNLIGNIVKYSLENSRVYIQVHQFENKAKITFKNVSKYELNDQSEELYERFKRGDTSRHTEGSGLGLAIAKSIIDLHDGSLDIETDGDLFKVNICLKVVD